Proteins encoded within one genomic window of Brassica rapa cultivar Chiifu-401-42 chromosome A09, CAAS_Brap_v3.01, whole genome shotgun sequence:
- the LOC103841116 gene encoding putative receptor-like protein kinase At5g39000, with the protein MSRQAFLILSILLSVAVVGEGATAAYDPTDLFLFNCGATSDNTDNTGRKWTAENRQTLSSNAVNASFSSDASSQESGVPQVPYLKARIFRSDFTYSFPVSPGWKYLRLYFYPTRYESGFDAVASFFSVTVNGFTLLKNFSASLTVTASKHVLIKEFIVPVHQTLNLTFTPSANSPAFVNGIEIVSMPDGFYSKGGFDDRVINVGSDVEYRIDNTTSFETVYRLNVAGQDVGDTGMFRRWLSDDGFFLSENSGIRPVVEDVKINYTDKTPAYVAPEDVYETYRTMGNVDNAKLNMNFNLTWLFTVDAGFTYLVRLHFCETLPEVNEPGQRVFSIFLRKQMAKIEMDVIQLSGGSRVPMYLDFVLVHVGSENELRTDLQVDLHPFSAIVPKYLDAILNGLEILKLSDSDGNLAGPNPNSSRTPDSVTQDIQKGKKKSHSLVIITLAVVGSAILLAMFVVAIIIIKKNKKKKIELSVDNASKPTDSSWTHLPLVTGSSHTRSATSLPSDLCRRFSIQEIKSATNNFEKELIVGVGGFGPVYKGRIDGGATLVAVKRLEISSNQGAKEFDTELEMLTMLRHIHLVSLIGYCDDEEEMVLVYEYMPHGTLRDHLYKRNKVSDGPLSWKRRLEICIGAARGLQYLHTGAKHMIIHRDIKTTNILLDENYVAKVSDFGLSKVGPTSASQTHVSTVVKGSFGYLDPEYYRRQVLTEKSDVYSFGVVLFEVVCCRPVKLENVPREETDLVRWVKSNYKKGTVDQIVDADLTADITLVSLEKFCEIAVRCVQDRGIERPSMNDVVWALEFALQLHETATNKNGVESLDLPTRDEVGATTEGEDDLFSKTTGRVSTTDDDSARLAGDEKSGSSWGVFSEIKEPKAR; encoded by the coding sequence ATGTCACGTCAAGCTTTCCTAATTCTCTCCATTCTACTCTCCGTCGCCGTCGTCGGAGAAGGAGCAACGGCGGCGTACGATCCCACGGATCTATTTCTCTTCAACTGCGGCGCCACCTCCGATAACACAGACAACACTGGCCGAAAATGGACGGCGGAGAATCGTCAAACTCTGTCGTCGAACGCAGTCAACGCGTCTTTCTCTTCAGATGCTTCTTCCCAAGAATCTGGAGTTCCTCAAGTGCCTTACCTGAAAGCTCGAATTTTCCGATCGGACTTCACTTACAGTTTTCCAGTCTCCCCCGGCTGGAAATATCTCCGGCTGTACTTTTACCCGACCCGGTACGAATCGGGCTTCGACGCCGTCGCTTCCTTCTTCTCCGTCACCGTCAACGGTTTCACTCTTTTGAAAAACTTCAGCGCTAGCTTAACGGTAACTGCTTCCAAACATGTTTTGATCAAAGAGTTTATCGTTCCTGTTCACCAGACGTTAAATCTCACGTTCACGCCGTCTGCTAACTCGCCAGCTTTCGTTAACGGAATCGAGATTGTCTCCATGCCTGATGGGTTTTACTCCAAGGGAGGGTTTGACGATAGAGTAATCAACGTCGGCAGCGACGTTGAATACCGTATCGACAACACGACGTCGTTCGAGACCGTTTACCGCTTAAACGTAGCCGGACAAGACGTGGGCGACACGGGGATGTTCCGAAGATGGCTCTCCGATGACGGTTTCTTTCTCAGTGAGAATTCAGGAATCAGACCGGTGGTAGAAGATGTGAAGATAAACTACACAGACAAAACTCCCGCGTACGTCGCGCCCGAAGACGTGTACGAGACGTATCGTACGATGGGGAACGTCGACAACGCTAAACTCAACATGAATTTCAACTTGACGTGGCTCTTCACGGTCGATGCCGGGTTTACCTACCTCGTTAGGCTTCATTTCTGTGAGACTCTACCTGAAGTAAACGAACCGGGACAACGTGTCTTCTCCATCTTCTTGAGAAAGCAGATGGCGAAGATAGAGATGGATGTGATTCAGCTGAGCGGCGGTTCTCGGGTTCCGATGTATCTAGACTTCGTTCTAGTACACGTGGGCTCCGAAAATGAGCTGAGAACTGATTTACAAGTTGACTTGCATCCTTTCAGCGCCATTGTTCCTAAATATCTCGACGCTATTCTGAACGGTTTAGAGATTCTCAAGCTTAGTGATTCTGACGGTAATCTCGCTGGACCTAATCCGAATTCAAGTCGTACACCAGACTCGGTCACACAGGAtatacaaaaaggaaaaaagaagtCACATAGTTTGGTTATAATAACATTGGCAGTCGTTGGTTCTGCGATTTTGCTAGCAATGTTTGTTGTTGCTATCATCATCataaagaagaataagaagaagaaaatagagCTTAGTGTAGATAACGCGAGCAAGCCTACGGACTCGTCGTGGACTCATCTCCCACTTGTCACTGGGTCCTCGCATACCAGATCGGCTACATCTCTCCCATCTGATCTCTGCCGTAGATTCTCAATCCAGGAAATCAAATCCGCCACAAACAATTTCGAGAAAGAGCTAATCGTCGGAGTGGGCGGGTTTGGTCCCGTCTACAAAGGGAGAATCGACGGTGGAGCCACGCTTGTGGCTGTTAAAAGGTTAGAAATCTCATCGAACCAAGGCGCTAAAGAGTTCGACACCGAGCTCGAGATGCTCACGATGCTCCGCCACATACATCTCGTCTCCTTAATCGGATACTGCGACGATGAGGAAGAGATGGTTCTTGTCTACGAGTATATGCCACACGGCACACTCAGAGACCATCTCTACAAGAGAAACAAGGTTTCTGATGGCCCGTTGTCGTGGAAACGGAGGTTAGAGATATGCATTGGAGCTGCTCGAGGACTACAGTATCTCCATACAGGCGCGAAGCACATGATCATACATAGAGACATCAAAACGACCAACATACTTCTTGATGAGAACTACGTAGCTAAAGTCTCCGACTTTGGGTTGTCTAAAGTGGGTCCTACTAGTGCCTCTCAAACGCACGTCTCGACCGTCGTTAAAGGTTCGTTTGGTTACTTGGACCCTGAGTATTACCGCCGTCAAGTATTGACGGAAAAATCTGACGTGTACTCATTTGGAGTAGTTCTGTTCGAAGTTGTGTGTTGTAGACCGGTCAAACTCGAAAATGTCCCACGGGAAGAAACAGATTTGGTACGATGGGTGAAGTCAAATTACAAAAAAGGAACCGTCGATCAGATCGTTGACGCAGATCTGACGGCTGATATCACTCTTGTATCGCTGGAGAAGTTCTGTGAGATTGCAGTGAGATGTGTTCAAGATCGTGGTATCGAACGGCCATCGATGAACGACGTCGTGTGGGCGCTTGAGTTTGCGCTTCAACTTCACGAGACAGCTACGAATAAGAACGGCGTGGAGTCTCTGGACCTACCGACACGTGACGAGGTAGGTGCGACGACTGAAGGAGAAGATGATTTGTTTAGTAAGACTACAGGACGTGTGTCGACGACCGACGATGATTCTGCTCGTCTTGCTGGTGATGAGAAGAGCGGATCCAGTTGGGGAGTGTTTTCAGAGATCAAAGAACCCAAAGCACGGTAG